Within the Candidatus Margulisiibacteriota bacterium genome, the region ATTATTTGCAAGCCTCAGGCTCAGCGGTCTCGAGTATCTTTGTACCAGATCTTCCGCGTTCCCCTCCACTCTATCAAGCATGAACATATTCCGGAGAGCTGGCCTGGCCAGCGACTGACCCTGTAATGCCCTGAATACTGCAGGGGCCCTGTGTCCTGCCGTTAATATAGCCGCTCTAGCTTCCATCTTGCTTTTATATCGGCTTTAACCGGTCAGGATTTCAAATAAAAACCGCAGCCCTGACGGCTGCGGTTCCCAAAAGCCGATCTGAAGCGGAGATCAATAATGCTTCTGCGCCTTTTTTTCCTGCTTTAGGGCTCTTTTTTCCTTAAGCGAAAGTTTTGCGGACTTCCTCTCGTTCTTGTTGCCCATCTGTTCTTTGTTAGCCATCTTAAGCACCCCCTTCTTTGAGCTTGATCATTGATATTATACTATATTCTCCCGGCGGCAGTCCTTGCAGCTTATAAGGGCCTATCTCAGTACGGACCAGCCTTAAACAGGGAAGCCCTACAGCCGCCGTCATCCTGCGGACCTGTCTGTTGCGCCCTTCGCAAATAGAGAGCTCAAGCCAGCTTGTGGGAATGGTTGCCCTAAATCTTATCGGTTTTGACCTTTCCCAGAGACACGGGGGATCTATCACTTTGACCTTTGCGGGCAGCGTCTTTTTGCCGGCAAATACAACGCCATCTCTGAGCTTTTTGAGCTGCTCCTGATCCGGGACCTTCTCCACCTGCACCAGATATTTTTTCCACACCTTTTTTCTGGGATCAGCCATATCGTGCTGAAAAGCCCCGTCATCCGTCAGCAGCACCAGACCTTCGCTGTCCCGGTCCAGCCTGCCGACAGGATACACTCCGGGTATATCGATGTAGTCCTTTAATGTCGGCCGCCCCTCCTCATCCGTAAACTGGCACAACACTCCGTACGGCTTATTAAAAAGAATATATTTATGTTTTCTCATCAATGCTATAATTATAAACGACAATGTCCCGTTTTTATTGGACATTGGAAATTTGTCATTGGAAATTTCCGCATGGCCCTATGGTCTAATGGTTTAGGACATGGCCCTCTCAAGGCCAAGGTACGGGTTCGATCCCCGTTAGGGCTAGTTTACGAGATAAGCGGCTTGACGGCGTCGACAGATGCCGGAAAGCCGCTTCATTCTTTGATGGAGCAGAAAACTTATGTTGCGCCGAAGGGTCGCGAAGCGGGCCGAAGGCGCGGTAAGGCAGTTCATCCGCGCTCTCGGAATACAATATTTTGACT harbors:
- a CDS encoding pseudouridine synthase is translated as MRKHKYILFNKPYGVLCQFTDEEGRPTLKDYIDIPGVYPVGRLDRDSEGLVLLTDDGAFQHDMADPRKKVWKKYLVQVEKVPDQEQLKKLRDGVVFAGKKTLPAKVKVIDPPCLWERSKPIRFRATIPTSWLELSICEGRNRQVRRMTAAVGLPCLRLVRTEIGPYKLQGLPPGEYSIISMIKLKEGGA